One segment of Opitutaceae bacterium DNA contains the following:
- a CDS encoding NAD(P)/FAD-dependent oxidoreductase yields MRNHFDFLVIGGGSAGFNAARAAADMGRRVAIADSGAELGGLCILRGCMPSKTLLYSTDILHLARNSKVLGLKVPSATVDMKALHARKRRIIGEFADYRVKALKSGRYTLFRKAARFLDANTVELAGGRRITADRFMIATGSRILVPDVPGLKEATTWTSDDVLDLDFVPGSVIVLGGGIVACELAQFLRRIGSRVVQIQRSPHVLRAHSSEASEVVQQAFRDEGIELFTGTRLLRVSESDGRVSVTFTHEGRSVTRRAQHLFNALGRGPLTDGLNLAAAGVTLGDGGRIQVNRWQQTSRPHIYAGGDVTGPHDIVHLAVAQGELAARHAFGAKGLKPIDPRLLLNVVFTDPAIATLGHSDAALIEQGRPFVSASYPFDDHGKSILMEAKRGYVKITAEPRTGRILGVEVVGRDAGELIHCFTGPVAMNASVFDLLKAPWYHPTLAEIFTYPLEEIADKILQKR; encoded by the coding sequence ATGCGCAATCATTTCGACTTTCTTGTCATCGGCGGAGGCTCCGCCGGCTTCAACGCGGCTCGTGCGGCCGCTGACATGGGCAGGCGCGTGGCCATAGCCGACTCTGGAGCCGAACTCGGGGGACTCTGCATCCTGCGCGGATGCATGCCGTCGAAAACGCTCCTCTACTCGACCGACATTCTCCATCTCGCGAGGAATTCCAAAGTGCTCGGCTTGAAGGTTCCGTCGGCCACGGTCGACATGAAGGCGCTTCACGCACGCAAGCGACGCATCATCGGCGAATTTGCCGACTACCGCGTCAAGGCGTTGAAGTCGGGCCGTTACACGCTCTTCCGGAAAGCCGCCCGTTTCCTGGATGCGAATACGGTCGAACTCGCTGGAGGGAGGAGGATCACCGCCGATCGTTTCATGATCGCCACAGGCTCGAGGATCCTCGTGCCCGATGTTCCGGGTCTGAAGGAAGCGACCACATGGACAAGTGACGACGTGCTCGATCTGGATTTTGTTCCTGGGAGCGTGATTGTTCTCGGCGGCGGGATCGTGGCGTGCGAACTCGCCCAGTTTCTTCGCCGGATCGGTTCGCGCGTGGTCCAGATTCAACGCAGTCCCCATGTGCTGAGAGCCCATTCATCCGAAGCGAGCGAGGTGGTGCAGCAGGCCTTTCGCGATGAGGGCATTGAGCTCTTCACCGGCACCAGGCTCCTGCGCGTCAGCGAAAGCGACGGCCGTGTGAGTGTCACCTTCACGCATGAAGGAAGGTCCGTCACGCGGCGCGCGCAGCATCTCTTCAATGCACTGGGGCGCGGACCGCTCACGGATGGCCTCAACCTCGCTGCCGCCGGAGTGACACTCGGCGATGGGGGGAGAATCCAGGTGAATCGATGGCAGCAGACAAGCCGGCCGCACATCTATGCCGGCGGCGACGTCACGGGACCGCACGACATCGTTCATCTGGCCGTGGCACAGGGCGAACTCGCCGCGCGCCACGCATTCGGCGCGAAGGGCCTCAAACCCATCGACCCGCGTCTCCTGCTCAATGTTGTTTTCACCGATCCCGCGATCGCCACGCTGGGGCATTCTGACGCCGCGCTGATCGAGCAGGGACGGCCATTTGTCAGCGCAAGCTACCCGTTCGACGATCACGGCAAGTCGATCCTCATGGAGGCTAAGCGCGGATATGTCAAAATCACCGCCGAGCCGCGGACGGGCCGCATCCTTGGCGTTGAGGTGGTTGGACGTGATGCGGGTGAATTGATCC
- a CDS encoding exopolysaccharide biosynthesis polyprenyl glycosylphosphotransferase: MNSSRRHAILLFLLDAVSLVLAFNALAWLRGIQPVGHWLLLPLAGPLAFLAIALYLVDGYEERTDMLSLDYTSQHTIAVAASTVATLLVTFAVIAASYPLQGSRLVILSGFAVMLPLSLGYRRFFHLRWLRRHRLRHLLYIGTQASCEAFRNECSHHAFDRRIIFAVPDGSGGAQLLPDSLHVRPIGECLEAIRRGGITVEAIVVPDASFDLPAVVSDTLVELYFSGVPTYTLELFHQIYWRKIPLIQLDQTWLFREGFQMAREPVFVRLKRLCDIIIALAGLVVFAPVILLCALLVRLSDGSPAFFHQQRVGLNRKRFSLVKLRTMRNPHIGTLPLSDEERITPLGRLLRATRLDELPQLWNVLRGEMSLIGPRAEWENLVDDYERRIPCYHFRHLVKPGITGWAQVNHPYGATLENTMRKLEYDLYYIRHFSFVLDASILLKTVHIMLFGKGR; this comes from the coding sequence ATGAACTCCTCCCGCCGGCACGCCATTCTGCTGTTCCTGCTCGACGCGGTCTCGCTCGTGCTGGCGTTCAACGCGCTCGCCTGGCTGCGCGGCATCCAGCCGGTGGGCCACTGGCTGCTGCTTCCCCTCGCGGGGCCGCTGGCTTTTCTGGCCATCGCCCTATACCTGGTCGACGGATACGAGGAGCGCACGGACATGCTCAGCCTCGATTACACGAGCCAGCACACGATCGCCGTCGCCGCGTCGACAGTTGCAACCCTTCTTGTCACGTTTGCCGTCATTGCCGCGAGCTATCCGCTGCAGGGCAGCCGTCTCGTCATCCTCTCGGGATTCGCCGTGATGCTTCCGCTCTCGCTGGGCTATCGTCGTTTCTTCCACCTGCGCTGGCTGCGGCGCCACCGGCTGCGCCACCTGCTCTACATTGGCACGCAGGCCAGTTGTGAGGCGTTCCGCAACGAGTGCTCCCACCACGCATTCGATCGCAGGATCATCTTTGCGGTGCCGGACGGTTCCGGGGGGGCGCAGTTGCTTCCCGACAGCCTTCACGTGCGACCCATCGGCGAGTGCCTGGAGGCCATTCGCAGGGGTGGCATCACCGTCGAAGCGATCGTCGTTCCCGACGCGTCCTTCGATCTGCCCGCCGTCGTTTCGGACACGCTGGTCGAACTCTACTTCAGCGGCGTTCCCACCTACACCCTCGAGCTCTTTCACCAGATCTACTGGCGAAAAATTCCTCTCATCCAGCTCGATCAAACCTGGCTTTTCCGGGAAGGCTTCCAGATGGCGCGCGAACCGGTCTTTGTCCGCCTGAAGCGTCTGTGCGACATCATCATCGCGCTTGCGGGACTCGTTGTTTTCGCTCCGGTCATCCTGCTCTGCGCGCTGCTTGTGCGCTTGAGCGACGGAAGCCCGGCCTTTTTCCATCAGCAGCGCGTGGGTTTGAACCGAAAGCGCTTTTCGCTGGTCAAGCTGCGCACCATGCGGAACCCGCACATCGGCACCCTCCCCCTGAGTGACGAGGAGCGCATCACTCCGCTCGGGCGGCTGCTCCGCGCAACCCGGCTCGATGAACTTCCCCAGCTCTGGAACGTGCTTCGGGGTGAAATGAGCCTCATCGGGCCGCGTGCGGAGTGGGAGAATCTTGTCGATGACTATGAGCGCCGGATTCCGTGCTATCACTTCCGCCACCTGGTCAAACCGGGCATCACCGGCTGGGCCCAGGTCAATCATCCGTACGGTGCGACACTCGAGAACACCATGCGCAAGCTCGAATACGATCTCTACTACATCCGCCATTTTTCCTTCGTCCTCGACGCATCCATCCTGCTGAAGACGGTTCACATCATGCTGTTCGGCAAAGGGCGTTGA
- a CDS encoding glycosyltransferase family 2 protein, with product MFSVIVLTLNAEKTLPACLASIRGCDDMLVLDSGSMDATAAIARQAGARFLTHAFESFAQQRTFADKHGGCRHPWAFHLDADEEFTPELFQECLAWGDPGRCDGAWAAPRMIYREKWLRHSTDYPTLQARFVHRGRFRWIQSGHGQREAPDMRMTRLHSDYLHHFMACGEAAWLDKHRIYARLEAEQHLSTRPPIHWRGFLSGDSTLRRRSLKSLSYHLPCRPALRFLHQFVIRGGLLDGAPGLHYCRLLARYEAFARDALRELSASGLKSPSIGSLKQSNR from the coding sequence ATGTTCTCTGTCATCGTTCTCACGCTCAATGCGGAGAAGACCCTGCCCGCCTGCCTGGCGTCGATTCGCGGGTGCGATGACATGTTGGTGCTGGATTCGGGCTCCATGGACGCCACGGCCGCGATCGCCCGGCAGGCCGGGGCCCGCTTTCTCACGCACGCTTTTGAATCCTTCGCCCAGCAGCGCACCTTTGCCGACAAGCACGGCGGCTGCCGGCACCCGTGGGCGTTTCATCTGGATGCCGATGAGGAGTTCACGCCGGAACTCTTTCAGGAATGCCTGGCCTGGGGAGATCCGGGGCGATGCGACGGGGCGTGGGCGGCGCCGCGCATGATTTATCGCGAAAAGTGGCTGCGTCACAGCACCGACTATCCCACACTTCAGGCGCGCTTCGTTCACCGCGGGAGGTTTCGCTGGATTCAGTCGGGCCACGGTCAACGCGAGGCTCCCGACATGCGGATGACACGTCTTCACTCCGACTATCTGCATCACTTCATGGCCTGCGGCGAGGCAGCCTGGCTCGACAAGCACCGCATCTATGCGCGGCTTGAGGCGGAGCAGCACTTGTCAACCAGGCCGCCGATCCATTGGAGGGGATTTCTCTCGGGAGATTCCACCCTTCGTCGGCGCTCATTGAAATCCCTTAGCTACCATCTTCCCTGCAGGCCGGCGCTTCGTTTTCTCCACCAGTTTGTGATTCGCGGCGGCCTGCTCGACGGAGCGCCCGGGCTGCACTACTGCCGGCTCCTGGCCAGATATGAGGCGTTCGCGCGCGACGCTCTCCGGGAACTGTCCGCGAGCGGGCTCAAGTCCCCTTCAATCGGGTCGCTGAAACAATCGAACCGATGA